One Equus asinus isolate D_3611 breed Donkey chromosome 26, EquAss-T2T_v2, whole genome shotgun sequence genomic window carries:
- the ZNF132 gene encoding zinc finger protein 132 isoform X1, translated as MDVAQFSYWPPGSPVPSFQSPVTFEDVAVYFSKEEWGLLDAAQRHLYHNVMLENFELMTSLGCWHGVEDEEAHSKQTASVEGVSQVRIPSAHASTQKADTCDMCGPFLKDILHLDEHQGTHPEETPYTCGVCGREFWISAKLHQHQKEHSGEKPFIWDKGRNLFVKSSIVYLSEKLFTCGEDGKDVSDNHDLLQHPATDSSGHPCRSTECREAFPHSSGLGQLPEVHTTQKLFKCSACRKDFGKSSTLLNHLRTHSEGIPFRCSTVGNSLEKKSTLVNHQKFHTGEISYVCEECGKAFSHPSKLRKHQKFHTGVKYYKCSDCGKTFRHKLTLVHHQRVHTGERPYECSECGKAFNNRSHLTRHEKVHTGERPFECSKCGRAFSQSSNFLRHQKVHTQVRPYECNECGKAFSRSSALIQHWRVHTGERPYECSECGRAFNNNSNLAQHQKVHTGERPFECSECGRDFSQSSHLLRHQKVHTGERPFECSECGKAFSNSSTLIQHQKVHTGQRPYECSECRKAFSRSSSLIQHWRVHTGERPYECSECGKAFAHSSSLIEHWRIHTRERPYECSECGKFFSQNSILIKHQKVHTGERPYECSECGKFFSRKSSLIYHWRVHTGERPYECSECGRAFSNNSHLVRHQRVHTQERPYECSQCGKAFSERSTLVRHQIVHTKERTYECGHCGKIFSRLCNLAQHKKIHT; from the exons ATGGACGTGGCGCAG ttctCCTATTGGCCCCCTGGCTCACCTGTCCCATCATTTCAGAGCCCCGTGACCTTCGAGGATGTGGCCGTGTACTTCTCTAAGGAAGAGTGGGGGCTCCTTGATGCAGCCCAGAGGCACCTATACCAcaatgtgatgctggagaactttgAGCTCATGACTTCACTTG GTTGTTGGCATGGAGTGGAAGATGAGGAAGCACATTCCAAGCAGACTGCTTCTGTAGAAGGGGTGTCACAGGTCAGGATTCCCAGTGCACATGCTTCCACCCAGAAGGCTGACACCTGTGACATGTGTGGCCCATTCTTGAAAGACATTTTGCACCTGGACGAACATCAGGGAACACATCCTGAGGAGACCCCCTACACATGTGGAGTATGTGGAAGAGAGTTTTGGATCAGTGCAAAGCTTCACCAGCACCAGAAGGAGCACAGTGGGGAGAAGCCCTTCATATGGGACAAGGGCAGGAACTTGTTTGTGAAGAGCTCCATAGTCTACCTGTCAGAGAAGCTCTTCACTTGTGGGGAAGATGGTAAGGATGTCTCGGACAACCATGACCTCCTCCAGCACCCAGCCACTGACAGCAGCGGGCACCCATGTAGGAGCACAGAGTGCCGGGAGGCCTTCCCCCACAGTTCCGGTCTTGGACAGCTCCCAGAAGTGCATACCACACAGAAACTCTTCAAGTGCAGTGCCTGTAGAAAAGACTTTGGGAAGAGCTCCACTCTCCTCAACCACTTGAGAACTCACTCTGAGGGGATACCATTTAGATGTTCGACAGTTGGAAACTCCTTAGAGAAGAAATCAACTCTTGTTAACCACCAAAAATTTCACACTGGAGAAATATCTTATGTGTGTGAggagtgtgggaaggcctttagtcACCCATCTAAACTGAGGAAGCACCAGAAATTTCACACTGGAGTGAAATATTATAAGTGCAGTGACTGTGGGAAAACCTTCAGGCACAAACTCACACTTGTTCATCACCAGAGAGTTCACACAGGAGAAAGGCCATATGAGTGCAgcgaatgtgggaaagccttcaatAACAGGTCACACCTCACTCGGCATGAGaaagttcacactggagaaaggccttttGAGTGCAGCAAATGTGGAAGAGCCTTTAGCCAAAGCTCCAATTTCCTTCGGCACCAGAAAGTTCACACCCAAGTAAGACCTTATGAGTGCAATGAATGTGGTAAAGCCTTCAGCCGCAGTTCTGCTCTCATTCAGCACtggagagttcacactggagaaagaccTTATGAGTGCAGTGAGTGTGGAAGAGCTTTTAACAATAACTCTAACCTTGCTCAGCACCAGAAAGTTCACACCGGAGAACGGCCTTTTGAGTGTAGTGAATGTGGAAGAGACTTTAGCCAAAGCTCCCATCTCCTTCGACATCAGAAAGTTCACACTGGAGAACGGCCTTTtgaatgcagtgaatgtgggaaggccttcagcaACAGCTCTACACTCATTCAGCACCAGAAAGTACATACTGGGcaaaggccttatgagtgcagtgaatgtaGAAAAGCCTTCAGCCGCAGCTCCAGCCTGATTCAGCACTGGAGAGTTCACACTGGcgaaaggccttatgagtgcagcgaatgtgggaaagcttttgcTCACAGTTCCAGTCTCATTGAGCACTGGAGAATTCACACaagagaaaggccttatgagtgcagtgaatgtgggaaattctttaGCCAAAACTCCATTCTCATTAAACATCAGAAAGTTCACAccggagaaaggccttatgagtgcagtgaatgtggaaagTTCTTTAGCCGGAAGTCTAGCCTCATTTATCACTGGAgggttcacactggagaaaggccttatgaatGCAGTGAATGCGGGAGAGCCTTCAGCAATAACTCTCACTTGGTTCGTCACCAGAGAGTTCATACACAAGAAAGGCCCTATGAGTGCAGTCAGTGTGGAAAAGCCTTTAGTGAAAGATCCACACTCGTTCGACACCAGATAGTTCACACCAAAGAAAGGACTTATGAGTGTGGCCACTGTGGGAAAATCTTCAGCCGCCTATGCAACCTTGCTCAGCATAAAAAAATTCATACCTGA
- the ZNF132 gene encoding zinc finger protein 132 isoform X2 encodes MDVAQSPVTFEDVAVYFSKEEWGLLDAAQRHLYHNVMLENFELMTSLGCWHGVEDEEAHSKQTASVEGVSQVRIPSAHASTQKADTCDMCGPFLKDILHLDEHQGTHPEETPYTCGVCGREFWISAKLHQHQKEHSGEKPFIWDKGRNLFVKSSIVYLSEKLFTCGEDGKDVSDNHDLLQHPATDSSGHPCRSTECREAFPHSSGLGQLPEVHTTQKLFKCSACRKDFGKSSTLLNHLRTHSEGIPFRCSTVGNSLEKKSTLVNHQKFHTGEISYVCEECGKAFSHPSKLRKHQKFHTGVKYYKCSDCGKTFRHKLTLVHHQRVHTGERPYECSECGKAFNNRSHLTRHEKVHTGERPFECSKCGRAFSQSSNFLRHQKVHTQVRPYECNECGKAFSRSSALIQHWRVHTGERPYECSECGRAFNNNSNLAQHQKVHTGERPFECSECGRDFSQSSHLLRHQKVHTGERPFECSECGKAFSNSSTLIQHQKVHTGQRPYECSECRKAFSRSSSLIQHWRVHTGERPYECSECGKAFAHSSSLIEHWRIHTRERPYECSECGKFFSQNSILIKHQKVHTGERPYECSECGKFFSRKSSLIYHWRVHTGERPYECSECGRAFSNNSHLVRHQRVHTQERPYECSQCGKAFSERSTLVRHQIVHTKERTYECGHCGKIFSRLCNLAQHKKIHT; translated from the exons ATGGACGTGGCGCAG AGCCCCGTGACCTTCGAGGATGTGGCCGTGTACTTCTCTAAGGAAGAGTGGGGGCTCCTTGATGCAGCCCAGAGGCACCTATACCAcaatgtgatgctggagaactttgAGCTCATGACTTCACTTG GTTGTTGGCATGGAGTGGAAGATGAGGAAGCACATTCCAAGCAGACTGCTTCTGTAGAAGGGGTGTCACAGGTCAGGATTCCCAGTGCACATGCTTCCACCCAGAAGGCTGACACCTGTGACATGTGTGGCCCATTCTTGAAAGACATTTTGCACCTGGACGAACATCAGGGAACACATCCTGAGGAGACCCCCTACACATGTGGAGTATGTGGAAGAGAGTTTTGGATCAGTGCAAAGCTTCACCAGCACCAGAAGGAGCACAGTGGGGAGAAGCCCTTCATATGGGACAAGGGCAGGAACTTGTTTGTGAAGAGCTCCATAGTCTACCTGTCAGAGAAGCTCTTCACTTGTGGGGAAGATGGTAAGGATGTCTCGGACAACCATGACCTCCTCCAGCACCCAGCCACTGACAGCAGCGGGCACCCATGTAGGAGCACAGAGTGCCGGGAGGCCTTCCCCCACAGTTCCGGTCTTGGACAGCTCCCAGAAGTGCATACCACACAGAAACTCTTCAAGTGCAGTGCCTGTAGAAAAGACTTTGGGAAGAGCTCCACTCTCCTCAACCACTTGAGAACTCACTCTGAGGGGATACCATTTAGATGTTCGACAGTTGGAAACTCCTTAGAGAAGAAATCAACTCTTGTTAACCACCAAAAATTTCACACTGGAGAAATATCTTATGTGTGTGAggagtgtgggaaggcctttagtcACCCATCTAAACTGAGGAAGCACCAGAAATTTCACACTGGAGTGAAATATTATAAGTGCAGTGACTGTGGGAAAACCTTCAGGCACAAACTCACACTTGTTCATCACCAGAGAGTTCACACAGGAGAAAGGCCATATGAGTGCAgcgaatgtgggaaagccttcaatAACAGGTCACACCTCACTCGGCATGAGaaagttcacactggagaaaggccttttGAGTGCAGCAAATGTGGAAGAGCCTTTAGCCAAAGCTCCAATTTCCTTCGGCACCAGAAAGTTCACACCCAAGTAAGACCTTATGAGTGCAATGAATGTGGTAAAGCCTTCAGCCGCAGTTCTGCTCTCATTCAGCACtggagagttcacactggagaaagaccTTATGAGTGCAGTGAGTGTGGAAGAGCTTTTAACAATAACTCTAACCTTGCTCAGCACCAGAAAGTTCACACCGGAGAACGGCCTTTTGAGTGTAGTGAATGTGGAAGAGACTTTAGCCAAAGCTCCCATCTCCTTCGACATCAGAAAGTTCACACTGGAGAACGGCCTTTtgaatgcagtgaatgtgggaaggccttcagcaACAGCTCTACACTCATTCAGCACCAGAAAGTACATACTGGGcaaaggccttatgagtgcagtgaatgtaGAAAAGCCTTCAGCCGCAGCTCCAGCCTGATTCAGCACTGGAGAGTTCACACTGGcgaaaggccttatgagtgcagcgaatgtgggaaagcttttgcTCACAGTTCCAGTCTCATTGAGCACTGGAGAATTCACACaagagaaaggccttatgagtgcagtgaatgtgggaaattctttaGCCAAAACTCCATTCTCATTAAACATCAGAAAGTTCACAccggagaaaggccttatgagtgcagtgaatgtggaaagTTCTTTAGCCGGAAGTCTAGCCTCATTTATCACTGGAgggttcacactggagaaaggccttatgaatGCAGTGAATGCGGGAGAGCCTTCAGCAATAACTCTCACTTGGTTCGTCACCAGAGAGTTCATACACAAGAAAGGCCCTATGAGTGCAGTCAGTGTGGAAAAGCCTTTAGTGAAAGATCCACACTCGTTCGACACCAGATAGTTCACACCAAAGAAAGGACTTATGAGTGTGGCCACTGTGGGAAAATCTTCAGCCGCCTATGCAACCTTGCTCAGCATAAAAAAATTCATACCTGA